The following are from one region of the Paenibacillus sp. JZ16 genome:
- a CDS encoding four-helix bundle copper-binding protein has translation MLNELKYKECIEACLQCMNACNVCYVSCLKEYELAMLRDCITLDRECADICAFAAQAMSRKSPYVKEICELCIKACLACAEECGKHDHEHCKQCAEACRKCAEACREMLSHI, from the coding sequence ATGTTAAATGAACTCAAATATAAAGAATGCATCGAAGCATGTCTCCAATGTATGAACGCTTGCAATGTATGTTATGTATCCTGCCTGAAAGAATACGAACTGGCCATGCTTCGCGATTGTATTACACTCGACAGAGAGTGTGCGGATATTTGCGCGTTTGCGGCTCAAGCCATGTCACGCAAAAGCCCTTACGTGAAGGAGATTTGCGAACTGTGCATCAAGGCATGCCTCGCTTGCGCGGAAGAGTGCGGGAAGCATGACCACGAGCATTGCAAACAATGCGCGGAGGCTTGCCGGAAGTGTGCCGAAGCATGCCGTGAAATGCTGAGCCACATCTAA
- a CDS encoding ROK family protein has product MNNSVGKNNRYVRNMNRIGIVGLLRDYGSLTKAEIAAKMNLTFTAVNNLVEELMKERVIIDAGLYDDSSRGRKPKLISLNPADKYTVGVHISASSVQAAVINLQGNVLLEKRCSFEDGANRGSVVNMIISTIQAVLDESGLESEIIGIGVGAPGPLDPVQGKILSPPNLTGLHQVRLKDLIEENTELPTHVEKDANVMALGELWYGNGRHFNNLVYMDADIGIGCGLIFNQKIYQGYPCGAGEIGHCTIDINGPRCHCGNDGCLEAMASGNAIVRRVYEELGRGAASSLTSYFNSDDQGMDVVDVIHAGLAGDPLAANVLHESARYVGVSLANIMNLLTPEIIILGGVLANRYPDFFNHVKETSVNRSLSSLHNKMVLQPSQLGEDACIIGAGTIVFEKYLGDISD; this is encoded by the coding sequence ATGAACAATTCAGTTGGAAAAAACAATCGGTATGTCCGTAATATGAATCGGATCGGCATCGTCGGACTGCTTCGCGACTATGGCAGTTTAACGAAAGCGGAAATCGCAGCCAAGATGAACTTGACGTTTACGGCGGTTAACAATCTGGTGGAAGAGCTGATGAAGGAGCGAGTGATCATTGATGCCGGATTATATGATGATTCCAGCCGCGGCAGGAAGCCCAAGCTCATCTCGTTGAATCCCGCCGATAAGTATACAGTCGGCGTTCATATTAGCGCATCCTCCGTGCAGGCGGCAGTCATTAATTTACAGGGGAATGTGTTATTGGAGAAACGTTGCTCTTTTGAAGATGGCGCCAATCGCGGCAGCGTAGTGAATATGATTATATCCACGATACAAGCCGTACTGGACGAGTCAGGCCTGGAGTCCGAAATTATCGGCATCGGCGTAGGAGCGCCCGGACCGCTTGATCCGGTTCAAGGCAAAATTCTGTCTCCGCCCAACTTAACCGGTCTGCATCAAGTACGATTAAAGGATCTGATCGAGGAGAACACGGAGCTTCCGACCCATGTAGAGAAGGACGCTAACGTAATGGCTCTCGGTGAGCTATGGTATGGAAACGGTCGGCATTTCAACAATCTGGTGTACATGGATGCAGATATCGGGATTGGGTGCGGACTGATCTTCAACCAGAAAATATATCAGGGTTACCCTTGTGGTGCCGGTGAGATTGGGCACTGTACGATAGATATCAACGGTCCGCGCTGCCATTGCGGTAATGACGGCTGCCTTGAAGCGATGGCATCGGGAAATGCCATCGTCCGCAGAGTGTATGAGGAGTTGGGTCGCGGGGCAGCAAGTTCTCTTACATCTTATTTTAATAGCGATGATCAGGGTATGGATGTAGTCGATGTAATCCATGCCGGGCTGGCTGGAGATCCATTGGCTGCCAATGTACTGCACGAATCGGCACGATATGTTGGTGTATCACTGGCCAACATCATGAATCTGCTTACACCCGAGATCATCATCCTGGGCGGAGTACTGGCTAACCGTTACCCGGATTTCTTCAATCATGTTAAAGAAACATCCGTTAACAGAAGCCTATCCAGCCTCCATAATAAAATGGTGCTGCAGCCCTCCCAGCTGGGAGAAGATGCGTGCATCATAGGCGCAGGGACGATTGTGTTTGAAAAATACTTGGGTGACATAAGCGATTAG